From Brassica oleracea var. oleracea cultivar TO1000 chromosome C3, BOL, whole genome shotgun sequence, a single genomic window includes:
- the LOC106332080 gene encoding RING-H2 finger protein ATL2-like, whose translation MMNFNDQDPMATPEEKNSSSTTYATSSKIMISAIVILFFVVILIVFLHLYARWYLLCARRRHLRRRNRRATMVFFAADPSTVIPTRGLDPAVIKSLPVFTFSAATQKDPIECAVCLSGFEETESGRVLPGCKHTFHVDCIDMWFHSHSTCPLCRSLVEPHARSETPTAEEEQVVITISSEPVCATEPGSSSGLSDEPEDLGRKPAAIEVPRRNFSEFEHESTQSSPFRSPMMSRMLSFTRMLSRDRRNASSPVAGASPLSPSWSCQIPMAEPDIERGEEQTM comes from the coding sequence ATGATGAACTTCAACGACCAAGATCCAATGGCCACGCCCGAAGAAAAGAACTCTAGTTCTACCACCTACGCAACGAGCAGCAAAATCATGATAAGCGCCATTGTAATCCTCTTCTTCGTCGTCATTCTAATTGTCTTCCTCCATCTCTACGCTCGCTGGTACCTCCTCTGCGCTCGAAGACGCCACCTCCGCCGCCGTAACCGCCGCGCTACAATGGTGTTCTTCGCCGCCGACCCTTCCACCGTAATCCCCACACGCGGTCTCGACCCTGCCGTCATAAAATCTCTCCCCGTTTTCACTTTCTCAGCGGCGACACAAAAAGATCCTATCGAGTGCGCCGTCTGTCTTTCCGGGTTCGAAGAGACCGAGTCGGGTCGGGTTTTGCCCGGTTGCAAACACACTTTTCATGTTGACTGCATTGATATGTGGTTTCATTCTCATTCCACGTGTCCTCTCTGCCGCTCTCTCGTCGAGCCTCACGCCCGAAGTGAAACACCGACGGCGGAGGAGGAGCAAGTGGTGATCACAATTTCTTCTGAACCGGTTTGTGCAACTGAACCGGGTTCGAGCTCTGGATTGAGTGATGAACCGGAAGATTTGGGGAGAAAACCGGCGGCTATCGAGGTGCCAAGGAGGAACTTCAGCGAGTTTGAACACGAGTCGACTCAAAGCTCGCCATTTAGGTCGCCCATGATGAGTCGGATGTTATCTTTCACTCGGATGTTGAGCAGAGATCGTAGAAATGCTTCGTCGCCCGTTGCCGGGGCTTCGCCTCTATCTCCGTCGTGGAGCTGTCAGATACCGATGGCCGAGCCAGATATCGAGCGTGGAGAAGAACAGACTATGTGA